One Fulvia fulva chromosome 12, complete sequence genomic region harbors:
- a CDS encoding (Z)-2-((N-methylformamido)methylene)-5-hydroxybutyrolactone dehydrogenase → MDVPTYQLWIAGKEQPGEGDLIQIENPATGEVFAHCHAASNTIVETTVKLAHETFKSGVWSRAERHYRADTLEKIATNLSKALPTLIALEVQQTGRAVRELEAQVPSLTKWFRYYAALVRTEERGVMPTTGKLHNWIDRKPLGVVVQITPFNHPLLIAVKQIAPALAAGNSVILKPSELTPLTSLLLGKIMKEAGLPDGVFSVLPGHGATTGKALVSHPLVKKVDVTGGTPSGRAIGAIAGANLARFTAELGGKAPVIVTEHADRTLAVNGVVFGAFMASGQTCIAATRIVVHQSIFPRFIEDLKRKTESIERRIGSPANKQSMMGPLISKKQLDNVISLVDDAVAQGAEVITGAHRLTGKSLFDNFDLSRGHFYAPTILTDSPSTKITSTRIWHEEAFGPVIVVVPYSIESEALHLANDSEFGLGAAVWTQDLSQAHRLSDGIDAGIVWVNTHHRNDPSSPWGGVGSSGVGSENGVDALHAYTTIKSTIVNYASTEEGLASDDWFGEGSGVVRYVWVDGGLCAWSNVQCGRYCPLSWAQCSVSRACSSQPNTRSFL, encoded by the exons ATGGATGTACCTACCTATCAGCTATGGATAGCTGGCAAGGAGCAGCCGGGGGAAGGAGATTT GATACAGATAGAGAATCCAGCGACTGGTGAAGTGTTTGCTCA CTGCCACGCCGCCTCCAACACCATCGTCGAAACCACCGTGAAGCTCGCACACGAGACTTTCAAATCCGGCGTCTGGTCCCGAGCAGAGCGACATTATCGCGCCGACACTCTCGAGAAGATTGCAACAAATTTAAGCAAAGCGCTCCCGACGCTCATCGCTCTGGAAGTGCAACAGACTGGGAGAGCGGTCCGTGAGTTGGAGGCGCAGGTCCCGTCGCTCACGAAGTGGTTTAGGTATTATGCTGCGCTTGTGAGGACGGAGGAGAGGGGGGTGATGCCTACTACTG GCAAACTCCACAACTGGATCGACCGCAAGCCACTCGGCGTAGTGGTCCAGATCACACCCTTCAACCACCCGCTCCTAATCGCCGTCAAGCAAATCGCCCCAGCTCTCGCCGCAGGCAATAGCGTAATCCTAAAACCAAGCGAGCTCACTCCACTCACCAGCCTGCTGCTCGGGAAAATCATGAAAGAGGCCGGCCTCCCCGACGGCGTCTTCTCGGTCCTCCCAGGTCATGGTGCTACTACCGGCAAAGCACTCGTGTCGCACCCGCTCGTAAAGAAAGTCGACGTGACTGGCGGAACGCCTTCCGGTCGAGCCATTGGTGCGATAGCAGGTGCGAACTTGGCGAGATTCACTGCTGAGCTGGGAGGCAAGGCGCCTGTGATTGTGACGGAACATGCGGATCGAACGCTTGCGGTTAATGGGGTGGTGTTTGGGGCGTTTATGGCTAGTGGACAGACGTGCATTGCTGCTACTAGGATCGTGGTACACCAGTCGATCTTCCCACGGTTTATTGAGGACTTGAAGAGAAAAACCGAATCCATCGAGCGCCGCATCGGGAGCCCGGCTAATAAGCAGAGCATGATGGGCCCGTTGATCTCGAAGAAGCAGCTGGACAATGTCATCAGTCTCGTTGACGATGCTGTGGCCCAAGGCGCTGAGGTGATAACAGGGGCTCATCGACTGACTGGAAAGTCTCTTTTCGACAACTTCGACCTCTCCCGCGGCCACTTCTACGCACCCACAATCCTAACCGACAGCCCCTCCACCAAAATCACATCCACGCGAATCTGGCACGAAGAAGCCTTCGGCCCCGTCATCGTCGTCGTCCCCTACTCCATCGAATCCGAAGCCCTCCACCTCGCCAACGACTCCGAATTCGGGCTCGGCGCAGCAGTCTGGACTCAAGACCTTTCTCAAGCGCACAGACTCTCCGACGGCATCGACGCAGGGATCGTCTGGGTCAATACCCACCATCGTAACGATCCGAGTAGTCCTTGGGGCGGCGTCGGCAGTTCTGGCGTCGGGAGTGAGAATGGGGTTGATGCGTTACATGCTTATACCACGATCAAGAGTACGATTGTGAATTATGCGTCGACTGAGGAGGGGTTGGCGAGTGATGATTGGTTTGGGGAGGGGAGTGGGGTTGTGAGGTATGTATGGGTAGATGGAGGGTTGTGTGCTTGGTCGAACGTTCAATGTGGGCGATACTGTCCTTTATCGTGGGCGCAGTGTTCCGTATCACGCGCGTGCTCCTCCCAACCGAACACGCGCTCTTTTCTGTGA
- a CDS encoding putative deoxyuridine 5'-triphosphate nucleotidohydrolase has protein sequence MIIPGKTAVARGIIRGLRDRTVQSQPCGVDLSLRHVLRWTSPATIDLSNTFRAASATERIPFADDLNKVHLSSGSYLVEFNEQVDIPLDIMGQVCVRSSLWRSGVLLRAGVMDSGYRGAVGAMLQVASPHGITLYGNARLAQMVFHQMSESVDGYDGAYQNASKL, from the coding sequence ATGATCATACCAGGAAAGACAGCAGTTGCCAGAGGCATCATCAGAGGCCTTCGCGACCGAACCGTACAGTCACAGCCATGCGGCGTCGACCTGTCTCTGCGACACGTCTTGCGATGGACTTCTCCCGCGACCATCGACTTGAGCAATACGTTTCGCGCAGCCTCGGCCACCGAGAGAATCCCGTTTGCCGACGATCTGAACAAGGTGCATCTCAGCAGCGGTAGCTACCTCGTCGAGTTCAACGAACAAGTCGACATTCCGCTCGACATCATGGGTCAGGTCTGTGTTCGGAGCTCCCTGTGGAGGTCGGGGGTCTTGCTGCGTGCTGGCGTGATGGACAGTGGCTATCGAGGTGCGGTCGGCGCGATGCTGCAGGTCGCCAGTCCTCATGGCATTACGCTGTACGGGAACGCGAGGCTGGCGCAGATGGTGTTTCATCAGATGAGCGAGAGTGTTGATGGATATGATGGCGCCTACCAGAACGCGTCGAAGTTGTAA
- a CDS encoding Peptide-N4-(N-acetyl-beta-glucosaminyl)asparagine amidase A: MVFALQTERSASTAGTMMQHDNQPKPKDGTPLIGGDCVELLQATSPAVSSTRYRNFKVWSATIAAIGIFFLFWTEPSLPCPELASKVTQPIRFVQHSSRAPGAALLNVFQVYPPVLTVDPEGALGISDGTSASAVHTTPSRQATCQQTLVVHSFGSSYGQPYVGPYTPPSCSFDRVTWNLTVLSAGKQFDRLGTVSFGDIELFRTSTAEPTVGGISWTYLKDMTNFLPLFKQEQTIIFDLGNLINEVYTAPFNVTLTAAYFTADDSIVPADLIVPISKHQGIVGQPSYFSYPDETASDALSLPRSIRRAVITVAATGQATEEFWWSNVLQSTIDTFGSNSTLPGFSPFREVQLYIDDMLAGVAWPFPVIFTGVVVPGLWRPVVGIDAFDLKEDEIDITPWLSLLCDGSAHTFSIRVSGLNDTGNGAASLSGTTGDSWYLSGKVFIWLDTAGHITTGKGPVQVSPAPKLEVSSQILKASNGTNETLIYQVNAQRSLTLQSTILTSQGQKMATWSQSLSYTNLGNYTDEGNVQTNTQRTMGHDDSSSGYSKHYDYPLYALSTAETVGDDLTLTATVSRSKDVQTFGQAVFPSGLESFANADAIKPLYKTFQGAWLSTSQHGSATYIANQTAKTSYSFGTTEQDMTFSGIQEASNEAPQQYSPDITQTEELFHRHVMAVNGTVVYDQETLIQTTVDHDHHGHYTTRGLVLSGYPGSGARFRGYGKEESSPGGDVSRHMLKTQRSAVGPESFSQPPTAEPWVIEEGLSACAELILCFRERLSKHHAVPQENKQIHVAKPG, from the exons ATGGTATTCGCTCTCCAAACGGAACGCTCAGCTTCTACAGCGGGGACCATGATGCAACATGACAACCAGCCCAAGCCCAAGGACGGGACACCACTAATTGGCGGAGACTGTGTGGAGCTTCTGCAAGCCACATCTCCTGCGGTCAGCTCGACGCGATACCGCAACTTCAAAGTGTGGTCAGCCACCATTGCTGCCATCGGGATCTTCTTCTTGTTCTGGACCGAACCAAGCCTGCCGTGTCCGGAGCTCGCATCAAAGGTCACACAGCCCATCCGCTTTGTGCAACACTCCAGCAGAGCGCCCGGAGCTGCGTTGCTGAATGTCTTCCAAGTATACCCACCAGTGCTTACCGTTGACCCAGAAGGAGCCCTTGGGATATCAGATGGGACTTCAGCGTCCGCTGTGCACACGACACCAAGCAGACAGGCAACATGTCAACAGACTTTGGTTGTGCACAGTTTCGGATCTTCATATGGCCAGCCTTATGTTGGCCCGTACACACCTCCAAGCTGCTCCTTTGACAGAGTGACATGGAACCTGACGGTGCTGTCCGCTGGCAAGCAGTTCGACAGACTGGGTACGGTGTCCTTTGGAGACATTGAGCTTTTCAGGACATCTACAGCAGAGCCAACGGTCGGCGGTATTTCATGGACCTATCTTAAG GACATGACTAACTTCTTGCCCCTGTTCAAGCAAGAACAGACCATAATCTTTGATCTGGGAAACTTGATCAATGAGGTATATACAGCACCGTTCAACGTCACGTTGACCGCGGCATACTTTACGGCAGATGATTCCATTGTACCAGCCGATCTCATTGTCCCCATCTCAAAGCACCAAGGTATTGTCGGGCAGCCAAGCTACTTCTCGTATCCTGACGAGACAGCGTCAGATGCCTTGTCTCTGCCTCGCAGCATCAGGAGGGCTGTTATCACGGTCGCAGCGACCGGGCAGGCTACAGAAGAG TTCTGGTGGAGCAACGTCTTACAGTCTACAATCGATACTTTCGGATCAAACAGCACCTTGCCAGGCTTCTCTCCATTCCGAGAGGTGCAGCTGTACATTGACGACATGCTTGCGGGTGTCGCATGGCCCTTCCCGGTGATCTTCACTGGGGTTGTTGTACCTGGATTGTGGCGGCCGGTTGTTGGTATCGATGCTTTCGACTTGAAAGAGGATGAGATTGACATCACTCCATGGCTATCTTTACTCTGCGATGGCTCAGCACACACATTCTCAATTCGTGTGTCTGGTCTTAATGATACAGGTAACGGGGCGGCATCGCTATCCGGTACCACGGGCGATTCTTGGTATCTATCTGGCAAAGTCTTCATATGGTTGGATACAGCTGGGCACATCACCACTGGCAAAGGGCCAGTCCAGGTGTCGCCGGCTCCTAAGCTTGAGGTCTCTTCGCAAATCTTGAAGGCCTCAAATGGGACCAACGAGACTCTGATATACCAAGTCAATGCGCAGCGGAGCTTGACCCTTCAGTCGACAATACTTACATCACAAGGTCAAAAGATGGCGACCTGGTCTCAGAGCTTGTCTTATACGAACTTAGGCAACTACACGGATGAAGGCAACGTACAGACCAACACTCAACGCACGATGGGACACGATGATTCGTCGAGTGGCTATTCGAAGCATTACGACTATCCACTGTACGCTCTCAGTACAGCTGAGACCGTGGGTGATGACCTCACTCTGACTGCGACTGTGAGCAGAAGCAAAGACGTCCAGACCTTTGGGCAGGCGGTCTTCCCAAGCGGACTAGAGTCGTTTGCCAACGCCGATGCTATTAAACCATTGTACAAGACTTTTCAGGGAGCATGGTTATCGACCTCACAACACGGCTCTGCTACCTACATCGCGAACCAAACCGCAAAGACGTCCTACAGCTTCGGTACCACAGAACAAGACATGACGTTCTCCGGCATCCAGGAAGCCTCGAATGAAGCACCGCAACAGTACTCTCCAGATATCACACAAACGGAAGAACTGTTCCATCGACACGTCATGGCCGTGAATGGAACGGTCGTCTACGACCAGGAAACTCTCATCCAGACCACTGTGGACCATGATCACCATGGCCACTACACCACACGCGGACTCGTACTTTCTGGCTACCCTGGAAGTGGCGCTCGCTTCAGAGGCTACGGAAAGGAAGAAAGTTCGCCTGGAGGGGACGTTAGCCGCCACATGCTGAAGACCCAACGATCAGCCGTCGGGCCCGAATCCTTCTCTCAGCCTCCCACGGCTGAACCATGGGTCATTGAGGAGGGTCTGAGTGCATGTGCTGAGCTTATACTGTGCTTTCGCGAACGCCTTTCCAAACATCATGCTGTTCCGCAGGAGAATAAACAAATTCATGTAGCGAAACCCGGGTGA
- a CDS encoding Alpha/beta hydrolase nvfD — translation MSPSNTTILLVPGAWHTADCYTALAKPLEFHGYKTDLINLPSCGHNKRLPNFNEDVAAIRDRITKAANAGQDVVLVGHSYGSIPSNEACKGLLKKDLAAQGKKGGVVHFFFLVSFVIPEGASLIGAFGGNPLPWFVISEDELEVNPATPETIFYNDLEKSEQDHWIGRLKPHSYQVMHTPVTYAAWKDLPCTYLYCMDDQAIPLEIQKMMVEGTAQGCGFRTETVEAGHSPFLSKTKETAEAIVRAAEVGA, via the coding sequence ATGTCCCCATCAAATACCACGATCCTGCTCGTCCCAGGCGCCTGGCACACAGCAGACTGCTATACAGCCCTTGCCAAACCCCTCGAATTCCACGGGTACAAGACCGATCTCATCAACCTCCCCTCCTGCGGGCACAACAAGCGCCTCCCGAACTTCAACGAAGATGTCGCCGCCATCCGCGACAGAATCACCAAAGCCGCCAATGCAGGCCAAGATGTCGTCCTCGTAGGCCACTCCTACGGCAGCATCCCCTCCAACGAAGCCTGCAAAGGCCTCCTGAAGAAGGACCTCGCCGCGCAGGGCAAGAAGGGAGGAGTCGTGCACTTCTTCTTCCTGGTTTCATTTGTGATTCCCGAAGGTGCGAGTCTCATTGGTGCCTTTGGAGGGAATCCGTTGCCCTGGTTCGTCATCTCTGAAGATGAATTGGAAGTTAACCCTGCCACGCCTGAGACTATCTTTTACAATGATCTCGAGAAGTCTGAGCAGGACCACTGGATTGGACGATTGAAGCCGCACAGTTATCAGGTTATGCATACGCCTGTGACGTACGCGGCGTGGAAGGACCTGCCGTGTACTTATCTTTACTGTATGGATGATCAAGCCATTCCGTTGGAGATTCAGAAGATGATGGTGGAGGGGACGGCGCAAGGGTGTGGTTTTAGGACTGAGACTGTCGAGGCTGGGCACAGTCCGTTCTTGAGTAAGACCAAGGAGACGGCGGAGGCGATTGTGAGAGCGGCTGAGGTGGGCGCTTAG